In one Nostoc sp. KVJ3 genomic region, the following are encoded:
- a CDS encoding ChaB family protein yields MLYKCNKDLPLDIQTRLSEAYQDLYRAAFNSAIHWYGEASKAHKVALSAVKMQSAMERNVLVSS; encoded by the coding sequence ATGTTATACAAGTGCAACAAAGACTTGCCTCTAGATATTCAAACTCGATTATCTGAAGCATACCAGGATCTTTACCGAGCAGCTTTTAACTCGGCCATCCATTGGTATGGTGAGGCATCAAAAGCTCACAAAGTTGCGTTAAGTGCTGTCAAGATGCAGTCTGCTATGGAGCGGAATGTTCTTGTTTCGAGCTAG
- a CDS encoding CPP1-like family protein: MSDQNPYEKLGVSEEASFDEIQDARNRLFEQHSGDAKHLEAIEAAYDAILMDRLRMRQEGKIKVPERIRFPELRVQSPPKESPTPREQSPAWLQRMLDQPTPADIFLPGAWFLGLSSISVFYPEGGDQVLQLALVVGVGTSIFFLNRKEGKFGRAVLLTLIGLIIGLIAGGLVASWLLPQISLTILGTNQFSTVVTFILLWLVSSFLR; this comes from the coding sequence ATGAGCGATCAAAATCCCTACGAAAAACTTGGGGTATCAGAAGAGGCTAGCTTCGATGAAATTCAGGATGCTCGTAATCGCCTATTCGAGCAGCATAGTGGCGATGCCAAGCATTTAGAAGCAATTGAAGCAGCTTACGATGCGATTTTAATGGATCGCTTGCGGATGCGCCAGGAAGGTAAAATTAAAGTCCCTGAGCGTATCCGATTTCCAGAGTTGCGAGTGCAATCACCTCCTAAAGAAAGTCCAACCCCTCGTGAGCAGTCACCTGCATGGCTGCAACGGATGCTGGATCAGCCAACACCTGCGGATATTTTCTTACCAGGAGCTTGGTTTCTTGGTTTGAGTTCTATTAGTGTGTTTTATCCAGAGGGAGGCGACCAGGTTTTGCAGTTAGCATTGGTGGTTGGGGTAGGCACCAGTATTTTCTTTCTCAATCGCAAGGAAGGCAAATTTGGTCGAGCAGTTTTGCTCACCCTGATTGGTTTAATCATTGGCTTAATCGCTGGAGGATTAGTTGCTAGCTGGCTTTTACCACAAATATCACTTACTATTTTGGGAACGAATCAGTTTTCTACTGTAGTGACGTTTATATTGTTGTGGTTGGTTAGTAGCTTTCTCCGGTAA
- a CDS encoding response regulator transcription factor, which yields MAPAKILVVDDDPAVRNLIQRFLIKQNYQVEAAEDGKTALNLFEQFNPDLVILDVNLPDVTGFNLCQEMQSRNGVFVLMLTSRADEADKIRGFAKGADDYLTKPFGLGELEVRVGAILRRQRVITTAEQKRLVFEKLMIDPVRREVALNNQPVPLTALEFDLLHFLASHPGRVWRRAELIQEVWDYEYVGDQRVVDVHIGQIRKKIEIDASQPALIQTVRGVGYKFESPAHPQQLEAKS from the coding sequence ATGGCTCCTGCCAAGATTCTTGTAGTTGACGACGACCCTGCGGTTCGGAATTTAATCCAACGCTTTTTGATTAAGCAGAACTACCAGGTGGAGGCTGCCGAAGATGGAAAGACAGCCTTAAATCTATTTGAGCAATTTAACCCTGATTTGGTGATTCTAGATGTGAATTTACCAGATGTAACGGGGTTTAACCTTTGCCAAGAGATGCAAAGTCGTAATGGTGTTTTTGTTCTGATGTTGACTAGCCGTGCTGACGAAGCTGACAAAATTCGCGGCTTTGCCAAAGGTGCTGATGACTATCTCACCAAGCCTTTTGGGTTGGGAGAGTTAGAAGTCAGAGTCGGAGCTATTTTGAGGCGGCAGCGAGTGATAACTACTGCCGAGCAGAAACGCTTGGTATTTGAAAAACTTATGATTGATCCAGTGCGACGGGAGGTAGCACTTAATAACCAACCAGTTCCCTTAACTGCTCTGGAATTTGACTTGTTACATTTTTTAGCAAGTCATCCCGGTCGAGTTTGGCGGCGGGCAGAGCTAATTCAAGAGGTGTGGGACTATGAATATGTCGGCGACCAACGGGTTGTAGATGTACATATTGGTCAAATTCGCAAGAAGATTGAAATTGATGCTAGTCAGCCAGCATTGATTCAAACTGTACGTGGCGTAGGCTATAAGTTTGAATCTCCTGCTCACCCTCAACAGTTGGAAGCCAAGTCCTGA
- the hemL gene encoding glutamate-1-semialdehyde 2,1-aminomutase, with protein sequence MVNTTIKTTKSQEVFAAAQNLMPGGVSSPVRAFKSVGGQPIVFDRVKGAYIWDVDGNQYIDYVGTWGPAICGHAHPEVIAALHEALEKGTSFGAPSALENVLAEMVIDAVPSIEMVRFVNSGTEACMGVLRLMRAFTNRDKIIKFEGCYHGHADTFLVKAGSGVATLGLPDSPGVPKAATSTTLTAPFNDLESVKALFEENRDEIAGVILEPVVGNAGFIAPDAGFLEGLRELTHEYGALLVFDEVMTGFRIAYGGAQEKFGVTPDLTTLGKVIGGGLPVGAYGGRRDIMSMVAPAGPVYQAGTLSGNPLAMTAGIKTLELLQKPGTYDYLERITKKLADGLLQIAKETGHAACGGQISAMFGLFFTSGPVHNYEDAKKSDTAKFGRFHRGMLERGVYLAPSQFEAGFTSFAHTEEDIDQTLAVARDVMSSL encoded by the coding sequence TTGGTAAATACCACAATTAAAACAACAAAATCACAAGAAGTCTTCGCTGCTGCTCAAAACCTCATGCCCGGAGGAGTCAGTTCTCCAGTTCGTGCCTTCAAATCTGTGGGCGGACAACCCATCGTTTTTGATCGTGTTAAAGGTGCATATATTTGGGATGTAGATGGCAACCAATATATAGACTATGTAGGCACTTGGGGCCCAGCTATTTGCGGTCATGCTCATCCAGAAGTAATTGCAGCCTTGCATGAAGCCTTAGAAAAAGGCACCAGTTTCGGCGCTCCCTCAGCCCTAGAAAATGTTTTGGCAGAAATGGTCATTGATGCCGTTCCCAGCATCGAAATGGTCAGATTTGTTAACTCTGGAACTGAAGCCTGTATGGGAGTTTTGCGACTGATGCGGGCTTTCACCAACCGAGACAAAATCATCAAATTTGAAGGCTGCTACCACGGACACGCAGATACATTTCTAGTGAAGGCAGGTTCTGGTGTTGCCACACTTGGCTTACCAGACTCACCAGGAGTTCCGAAAGCGGCAACTAGCACCACTCTAACCGCGCCTTTCAATGACCTAGAATCCGTCAAAGCGTTGTTTGAAGAAAACCGCGACGAGATTGCTGGCGTTATTCTTGAGCCAGTTGTGGGTAATGCTGGATTTATTGCCCCTGACGCAGGTTTCCTAGAAGGATTACGGGAACTAACTCACGAGTATGGAGCCTTATTGGTATTTGACGAAGTGATGACAGGCTTCCGCATTGCTTACGGTGGCGCTCAAGAAAAATTTGGGGTTACTCCCGATTTAACCACCTTGGGTAAGGTGATTGGTGGTGGTTTGCCAGTAGGAGCTTATGGCGGTCGGCGAGATATTATGTCAATGGTTGCCCCTGCTGGCCCTGTGTATCAAGCTGGGACTCTTTCTGGTAATCCTTTGGCGATGACTGCTGGGATTAAGACTTTAGAATTGCTCCAAAAGCCAGGTACTTACGATTATCTTGAGCGGATTACTAAAAAGCTTGCAGATGGTTTGCTGCAAATTGCTAAAGAAACTGGTCATGCGGCTTGTGGTGGTCAAATTAGCGCCATGTTTGGCTTATTCTTTACTTCTGGCCCAGTTCACAACTATGAAGATGCGAAAAAGTCTGATACAGCTAAATTCGGACGCTTCCATCGGGGTATGTTAGAGCGTGGTGTTTACTTAGCACCCTCTCAATTTGAAGCTGGGTTTACATCTTTTGCTCACACTGAAGAAGACATTGACCAAACTTTAGCAGTTGCACGGGATGTAATGTCTAGTCTGTAA
- the hisIE gene encoding bifunctional phosphoribosyl-AMP cyclohydrolase/phosphoribosyl-ATP diphosphatase HisIE gives MSSNDSRSLHYAIPVEKIRYDERGLVPVIVQDYLDGTVLMMAWMNQESLQKTLETEETWFWSRSRQELWHKGATSGHIQKVQSIRYDCDSDALLIGVEQLGDVACHTGERSCFHQIEGNIVPPPGDTLSQLFQIICDRRDNPTESSYTCKLFAGGDNKILKKIGEETAEVVMAFKDDEADAIAGEVADLLYHTLVALAHHKVDLKSVYRKLQERRQ, from the coding sequence ATGTCTTCTAACGATTCGCGATCGCTGCATTACGCCATCCCTGTTGAAAAAATTCGCTACGATGAACGGGGTCTAGTGCCTGTAATTGTCCAAGATTATTTGGATGGTACTGTCCTAATGATGGCGTGGATGAATCAGGAGTCGTTACAAAAAACTTTAGAAACTGAAGAAACTTGGTTTTGGAGCCGTTCCCGACAAGAATTATGGCACAAGGGAGCGACTTCTGGACATATTCAAAAGGTGCAGAGTATCCGTTATGACTGTGATAGTGATGCGCTACTCATAGGGGTAGAGCAATTAGGAGATGTTGCTTGCCATACTGGAGAACGCAGTTGCTTTCACCAAATAGAAGGGAATATTGTCCCACCACCAGGGGATACATTGTCGCAATTATTTCAAATAATATGCGATCGCCGCGATAATCCTACTGAAAGTTCTTATACCTGTAAGCTATTCGCAGGTGGTGATAATAAAATTTTGAAAAAGATCGGTGAGGAAACCGCTGAGGTGGTAATGGCCTTTAAGGATGATGAAGCAGATGCGATCGCAGGTGAAGTGGCTGATTTGCTCTATCATACTTTGGTTGCCTTAGCTCACCATAAAGTTGATTTAAAATCGGTATATCGGAAGTTGCAAGAACGTCGTCAATAG
- a CDS encoding polysaccharide deacetylase family protein — protein sequence MDYSKSFFGLQKILITLLALSTTTMMLVKSRSSEAQSIENINANNLPAKVGTQQQIEDLKATMLKSWQQQAQTKGLSYAVPTRFQGVIVNAAKLTPEQKVIALTFDDGPWPESTAQVLDILKQNQIKGTFFLIGQNVKNNPDLVKREIAEGHVIGNHTWHHWYQFLNPQAAAYEINHTADLIYQVTGIKTNLFRPPGGIMHNGVADYAINSKYAIILWSSDSVDYSRPAVPKLINNVFRKAKPGGIVLMHDGGGNRSKTVQALPEIIANFRKQGYSFVTIPELLEMQDKNERLIANKK from the coding sequence GTGGATTACTCTAAGTCATTTTTTGGTCTGCAAAAAATATTAATCACGTTGCTTGCCTTGAGTACCACCACAATGATGCTTGTCAAGTCAAGATCATCTGAGGCCCAAAGTATAGAAAATATCAATGCAAACAATCTACCAGCCAAGGTTGGAACTCAACAGCAAATTGAAGACCTAAAAGCAACCATGCTTAAAAGTTGGCAACAACAAGCGCAAACAAAGGGGTTATCCTATGCTGTGCCAACACGCTTTCAAGGGGTAATAGTTAACGCGGCAAAACTCACTCCCGAACAGAAAGTAATTGCTCTGACCTTTGATGATGGGCCATGGCCTGAGAGTACCGCGCAAGTACTGGATATTCTTAAACAAAATCAAATCAAAGGGACATTTTTCCTAATTGGGCAAAACGTGAAGAATAACCCAGACTTAGTAAAGCGGGAGATTGCTGAAGGTCACGTAATTGGCAACCATACTTGGCATCATTGGTATCAATTCTTGAATCCACAAGCAGCCGCTTATGAAATTAACCACACAGCAGACCTGATTTATCAAGTGACAGGGATTAAAACAAATCTATTTCGACCACCAGGAGGCATCATGCACAATGGGGTGGCTGATTACGCTATAAATAGCAAATATGCCATCATTCTCTGGTCATCTGACTCTGTAGACTACTCGCGTCCGGCTGTCCCAAAATTAATTAATAATGTGTTCAGGAAGGCCAAACCAGGCGGAATTGTGCTGATGCATGATGGTGGTGGTAATCGCTCTAAAACTGTGCAAGCTTTGCCAGAAATTATTGCCAACTTTCGGAAACAGGGCTATAGCTTTGTTACTATCCCTGAACTTTTAGAAATGCAAGATAAAAACGAAAGGCTGATTGCAAACAAAAAGTAA
- a CDS encoding MDR family MFS transporter, protein MTSKLMKLASQSQLASWMPSIHPQVWIFAIGRFLSEVGTGFTLFYAPIFFVNEVGLSATSVGVALGSASISGIVGRIVGGSLADSEHWGRRRTLLLATAISAIGSLVLAATNNFTILVVGSLISSLGIGFYWPAAEAVVADASEIDNRRETFALARLADNLGLAIGIVFAGFLISIIGSYRWLFVIDAISFLLFFGVVYVGISKTEQPQLGKSEKTEHFASWMAVLSDRRFLVYIAVNIFFTIYISQIHSTLPLYFKNFVIKSTTEGFAQTTISVLFAWHLVLAIICQLPVTSILKRCSHTLALTVSAIFWAVGFGLIWVSGTAPSYNLVWVALALGVFAVAIVSYTPSAASLVTELAPENQRGVYFSVNAVCWAIGSFIGHPLGGWALDQPRVITDSYWLGFPLSVLIVVVILQYLNRILPE, encoded by the coding sequence GTGACATCTAAACTCATGAAATTAGCTTCTCAATCTCAGCTAGCATCGTGGATGCCCTCGATACATCCCCAAGTCTGGATTTTCGCGATTGGTAGATTTCTCTCGGAAGTTGGTACCGGCTTTACCCTGTTTTACGCCCCCATCTTTTTTGTCAATGAAGTTGGTTTATCTGCAACCAGTGTTGGGGTAGCCTTGGGTAGCGCCTCGATTTCCGGCATTGTGGGGAGGATTGTAGGTGGTTCTTTGGCTGATTCTGAACACTGGGGTCGCCGCCGTACTTTGTTGCTAGCGACGGCGATTTCAGCAATTGGTTCTCTAGTTTTAGCTGCAACCAATAATTTTACTATTTTGGTAGTTGGTAGCTTGATTAGCAGTTTAGGGATAGGTTTCTATTGGCCAGCGGCTGAAGCTGTTGTTGCTGATGCTAGCGAGATTGACAATCGCCGTGAAACTTTTGCATTAGCACGACTAGCTGATAATCTTGGGTTAGCGATCGGAATTGTGTTTGCTGGGTTTTTGATCTCGATCATCGGGAGTTATCGATGGCTATTTGTCATTGATGCCATTTCTTTTCTGCTGTTTTTTGGGGTTGTCTATGTGGGAATTAGTAAAACCGAACAACCGCAGCTGGGGAAATCTGAAAAGACAGAACATTTTGCTTCTTGGATGGCAGTATTAAGCGATCGCCGTTTCCTGGTCTACATAGCAGTTAATATATTCTTTACAATCTATATTTCTCAAATCCACAGCACCCTGCCGCTTTACTTCAAAAACTTTGTTATCAAAAGTACTACCGAAGGATTTGCTCAAACTACGATTAGCGTTCTATTTGCTTGGCATCTGGTGCTAGCTATAATTTGTCAATTACCTGTCACCAGTATATTAAAACGCTGTTCTCACACACTCGCGCTTACCGTTTCTGCGATTTTCTGGGCAGTTGGTTTTGGATTGATTTGGGTAAGCGGCACTGCCCCATCTTATAATTTGGTTTGGGTAGCGTTAGCATTGGGAGTATTTGCAGTTGCAATTGTTTCTTATACCCCATCTGCCGCCTCTTTAGTCACTGAGTTAGCCCCGGAAAATCAACGCGGCGTTTATTTCTCCGTTAACGCTGTATGCTGGGCTATTGGGTCTTTTATTGGTCATCCCTTGGGTGGATGGGCATTAGATCAACCGCGAGTTATTACTGATAGTTACTGGCTAGGATTTCCTTTGAGTGTGCTGATTGTCGTGGTGATTTTACAGTATCTCAATCGGATTTTACCTGAGTAG